In Odocoileus virginianus isolate 20LAN1187 ecotype Illinois chromosome 23, Ovbor_1.2, whole genome shotgun sequence, one DNA window encodes the following:
- the LMF2 gene encoding lipase maturation factor 2 isoform X1 has protein sequence MAGSRLPRQLFLQGVAAVFMFAFASLYTQIPGLYGPEGILPARRTLRPQGKGRWQQLWETPTLLWEAPLLGLDTAQGLELLSLLGTLLALGALLTRQLRHLLVYLLLWATYLSVYQVGQVFLYFQWDSLLLETGFLAVLVAPLGLPPNHKQAPQGRPGGVSPHEALPFWLVRWLLFRLMFASGVVKLTSRCPAWWGLTALTYHYETQCLPTPAAWFAHHLPVWLHKLAVVATFLIEIAVPPLFFAPVRRLRLAAFCSQVLLQVLIIITGNYNFFNLLTLVLTTALLDDTHLAAKSSTSRRKRTPSSWPKALLAMLTLLLELAVYGLLTYGVVHCFGLEVDWEQHIVRSRTNFTFHQFSQWLKTVTLPTMWLGAASLAWELLTALWRWVQVRGLLQKLCAAVQLSIFGTATVALFMISLVPYSYMEPSSHGRLWTGAHRLFGTVEHLQLANSYGLFRRMTGLGGRPEVVLEGSYDGLQWTEIEFMYKPGNLSRPPPIVVPHQPRLDWQMWFAALGPHTHSPWFTSLVLRLLQGKEPVIRLIQNHTPGYPFHKQPPTYVRAQRYKYWFSHPWEQGQWWRRQWVEEFFPSVSLGDPTLDMLLRQFGLQDRSPPRARGSSNTLTQVLYWVRKQLSHLEAPSLLWGLLGAVGAIKVMQALLALPRTKEEKHKPAPQEDSVAASKQASPAPNISSSSQTPRRKK, from the exons ATGGCGGGCTCCCGGCTCCCACGGCAGCTCTTTCTCCAGGGCGTGGCCGCCGTCTTCATGTTCGCCTTCGCGTCCCTTTACACGCAGATCCCGG GCCTGTACGGCCCCGAAGGCATACTGCCTGCCCGGAGGACACTGCGGCCCCAGGGAAAGGGCCGCTGGCAGCAGCTGTGGGAGACCCCCACGCTGCTGTGGGAGGCGCCACTTCTGGGGCTGGACACTGCCCAGGGCCTGGAGCTACTGAGCCTGCTGGGCACCCTGCTGGCCCTGGGTGCCCTGCTGACGCGCCAGCTGCGCCACCTGCTCGTGTACCTGCTGCTCTGGGCCACCTACCTGTCTGTCTACCAG GTGGGCCAGGTGTTCCTTTATTTCCAGTG GGATTCTCTGCTGCTGGAGACCGGCTTCCTGGCTGTGCTGGTGGCCCCTCTGGGGCTTCCCCCCAACCACAAGCAGGCCCCCCAGGGCAGGCCAGGAGGGGTCTCCCCCCATGAAGCCCTTCCCTTCTGGCTGGTGCGCTGGCTGCTGTTCCGCCTCATGTTTGCCTCGGGTGTGGTCAAGCTGACTAGCCGTTGCCCCGCGTGGTGGGGGCTCACTG ccctcacctACCACTACGAGACTCAGTGCCTGCCCACGCCGGCCGCCTGGTTTGCCCACCACCTGCCCGTTTGGCTGCACAAGCTCGCTGTGGTGGCCACCTTCCTCATCGAGATCGCGGTGCCACCTCTGTTCTTCGCTCCTGTCCGCCGCCTGCGGTTGGCTGCATTCTGCTCCCAG GTCTTGCTGCAAGTCCTGATTATCATCACTGGCAACTATAACTTCTTCAACCTGCTCACCCTGGTGCTCACCACTGCCCTCCTGGATGACACACACCTGGCTGCTAAGTCTAGCACCAGCCGCCGCAAGAGGACGCCTAGCT CCTGGCCCAAGGCCCTGCTGGCCATGCTGACCTTGCTGCTGGAGTTGGCTGTCTATGGGCTGCTGACCTATGGCGTGGTGCACTGCTTCGGCCTGGAGGTGGACTGGGAGCAGCACATCGTTCGCTCCAGAACCA ACTTCACCTTCCACCAGTTCTCCCAGTGGCTGAAGACGGTGACCCTCCCCACCATGTGGCTGGGCGCAGCCTCTCTGGCCTGGGAACTGCTGACCGCCCTGTGGAG GTGGGTGCAAGTGCGAGGGTTGCTGCAGAAGCTCTGTGCTGCCGTCCAGCTGTCCATCTTTGGCACTGCCACGGTGGCTTTGTTCATGATCAGCCTG gtGCCCTACTCCTACATGGAGCCTTCGAGCCATGGGCGCCTCTGGACTGGGGCCCACCGCCTGTTTGGCACCGTGGAGCACCTGCAGCTGGCCAACTCCTATGGCCTTTTCCGCCGAATGACTGGCCTGGGTGGGCGGCCGGAGGTGGTGCTGGAGGGCAGCTATGATGGGCTCCAGTGGACG GAGATCGAGTTCATGTACAAACCCGGGAACCTGAGCCGGCCGCCCCCGATCGTGGTGCCCCACCAGCCGCGCCTTGACTGGCAGATGTGGTTTGCGGCCCTGGGCCCCCACACGCACAGTCCCTGGTTCACCAGCCTGGTGCTCCGCCTGCTGCAGGgcaaggagcctg TGATCCGCCTCATCCAGAACCACACTCCCGGTTACCCCTTCCACAAGCAGCCGCCCACGTATGTGCGGGCCCAGCGCTACAAGTACTGGTTCTCGCATCCTTGGGAGCAAGG CCAGTGGTGGCGACGACAGTGGGTGGAAGAATTCTTCCCATCCGTGTCCCTGGGGGACCCAACGCTGGATATGCTGCTCAGGCAGTTTGGCCTTCAG GACAGAAGCCCGCCCCGGGCCCGCGGCTCCAGCAACACCCTGACCCAGGTCCTCTACTGGGTACGGAAACAGCTGTCTCACCTGGAGGCCCCCAGCCTGCTCTGGGGGCTCCTCGGGGCTGTGGGGGCCATCAAGGTCATGCAGGCCCTGCTGGCCCTGCCTCGGACCAAGGAGGAAAAGCACAAGCCAGCCCCCCAGGAGGACTCGGTAGCCGCCAGCAAGCAAGCTTCTCCAGCCCCCAACATCAGCAGCAGCTCCCAGACCCCCCGGCGGAAAAAGTAG
- the NCAPH2 gene encoding condensin-2 complex subunit H2 isoform X1: MEDVEARFAHLLLPIRDLTRNWEVDVAAQLGEYLEELDQICISFDKGKTTMNFIEAALLIQGSACVYSKKVEYLYSLVYQALDFISGKKQAKQLSSKPEDGTTGDASSRAPQEAEQKFLALDDLSDSCANVDLRGDQVLSGTLIPLLPNALVAPDEMEKNSNPLYSCQGEVLASRKDFRVNTCTPHPRGTFLLEPVGVSLMEALQPRNPKEPGRAEEQPMEVSVCGSPGPALSISREPGSSPEGLAPRGGGMGEDEEDAEGVAEPPEASAPEVPLEPPEPRSPEQSAAQPRRCTLRERKEAPEPAYRLKDTPDPWQGLDPFDSPDSKPFRKGRPYSVPPRVEEAPGQKRKRKGAVKLQDFHQWYLAAYADHADSRRSRRKGPSFADMEVLYWKHVKEQLETLRKMQRREAAERWLPGAEQGPWPVEEDRLEDSGEDLGAAADDFLEPEEYAEPEGAEPGEDADMEAEAMPASLRYEELVQKNVELFVTTSKQDVFITTSRQELVQETELKQHIRGWEDAIQTLLQEQEEHVPFDIHTYGDQVVSRFSQLNQWCPFAKLVAGQPAFEVCRSMLASLQLANDYTVEITQQPGLEAAVDTMSLRLLTHQRAHKRFQTYAAPSTVQP, encoded by the exons ATGGAGGACGTGGAGGCGCGCTTCGCCCACCTCCTGCTGCCCATCCGCGACCTCACCAGGAACTGGGAGGTGGACGTGGCGGCCCAGCTGGGCGAATATCTTGAGGAG CTGGACCAGATCTGCATTTCTTTTGACAAAggcaaaaccacaatgaacttCATTGAGGCAGCGCTGTTGATCCAGGGCTCCGCTTGTGTCTACAGTAAGAAG GTGGAATACCTGTACTCCCTGGTCTACCAGGCTCTCGACTTCATCTCTGGCAAGAA GCAGGCCAAGCAGTTGTCCTCCAAGCCGGAAGACGGGACCACTGGGGATGCCAGCTCCAGGGCCCCCCAGGAGGCAGAGCAGAAG TTCCTGGCGTTGGATGACCTCTCTGACTCCTGTGCCAATGTGGATCTCAGGGGTGACCAGGTCCTCAGT GGGACCCTCATCCCTCTCCTGCCCAATGCCCTGGTCGCCCCGGATGAGATGGAGAAGAACAGTAACCCCCTGTACAG CTGTCAGGGGGAGGTCCTGGCCAGCCGGAAGGATTTCAGGGTGAACACGTGCACGCCGCACCCCAGAGGCACGTTCCTGTTGGAGCCAGTGGGTGTGTCCCTCATGGAGGCCCTGCAACCGCGGAACCCGAAGG AGCCTGGAAGGGCTGAGGAGCAGCCAATGGAAGTCTCTGTGTGCGGGAGTCCTGGCCCGGCGCTCAGCATCTCCCGGGAGCCAG gctcctctccagaaGGCCTGGCGCCCAGAGGTGGGGGCATGGGAGAAGACGAAGAGGACGCAGAAGGGGTGGCGGAGCCCCCTGAGGCCTCTGCACCTGAGGTCCCGCTGGAGCCCCCGGAGCCCAGGAGCCCCGAGCAG AGTGCTGCCCAGCCCAGGAGGTGTACACTCCGGGAGCGGAAGGAGGCCCCGGAGCCCGCATACCGGCTGaag GACACCCCAGACCCCTGGCAGGGCCTGGACCCCTTTGACTCCCCGGATTCTAAGCCCTTCAGGAAAG GTAGGCCCTACTCTGTGCCCCCCCGCGTGGAGGAGGCGCCAGGACAGAAGCGTAAGAGGAAGGGTGCTGTCAAGCTGCAGGACTTCCACCAGTGGTACCTGGCTGCCT ATGCCGACCATGCTGACAGCAGGAGGTCCCGGCGAAAGGGCCCTTCCTTTGCAG ACATGGAGGTTCTGTACTGGAAGCATGTGAAGGAGCAGCTGGAGACGCTCCGGAAGATGCAGAGGAGGGAG GCGGCTGAGCGATGGCTGCCAGGGGCCGAGCAGGGGCCGTGGCCCGTGGAGGAGGACCGCCTGGAGGACTCGGGGGAAGACCTGGGAGCCGCAG CAGATGACTTCCTAGAGCCCGAGGAGTACGCAGAACCTGAGGGGGCAGAGCCCGGAGAAGATGCAGACATGG AAGCGGAAGCCATGCCAGCATCTCTGCGCTATGAGGAGCTGGTCCAAAAGAATGTG GAGCTCTTTGTCACCACCTCGAAGCAGGACGTCTTCATCACCACCTCGAGGCAGGAGCTTGTCCAGGAGACAGAGCTGAAGCAGCACATCAGGGGCTGGGAGGACGCCATCCAGACCCTGCTCCAGGAGCAG GAGGAGCATGTGCCCTTTGACATCCACACCTACGGGGACCAGGTGGTCTCCCGGTTCAGCCAGCTCAACCAGTGGTGCCCCTTCGCAAAGCTGGTGGCAGGCCAGCCTGCCTTCGAAGTGTGTCGCTCCATGCTGGCCTCCCTGCAGCTG GCCAACGACTACACAGTGGAGATCACCCAGCAGCCGGGGCTGGAGGCGGCTGTGGACACCATGTCCCTGAGGCTGCTCACACACCAGAGGGCCCACAAGCGCTTCCAGACCTATGCTGCCCCCTCCACAGTGCAGCCCTGA
- the SCO2 gene encoding protein SCO2 homolog, mitochondrial, which translates to MLLLARAPKAWHRLFQLKPLALPGTPGGKAQHVRYQLFSTPSPAETGRQGQPQGPGLRTRLLVTALIGAGLGGAWLAVRAEKERWQQQQRTEALRQAAVGQGDFSLLDHRGQVRCKADFRGQWVLLYFGFTHCPDICPDELEKLVQVVRQLEAEPGLPPVQPLFITVDPERDTVAAMARYVQDFHPRLLGLTGSAEQIAQVSRSYRVYYSAGPKDEDQDYIVDHSIAIYLLSPDGLFTDYYSRARSAEQISDSVRRHMAAFRSVLC; encoded by the coding sequence ATGCTGCTGCTGGCTCGGGCACCCAAAGCTTGGCACAGGCTCTTTCAGCTCAAGCCTCTGGCCCTCCCTGGGACCCCAGGAGGCAAGGCCCAGCATGTGAGATACCAGCTCTTCTCAACGCCAAGCCCTGCAGAGACCGGCAGGCAGGGCCAGCCCCAGGGTCCTGGCCTGCGAACCAGGTTGCTCGTTACAGCCTTGATTGGGGCTGGACTGGGTGGGGCCTGGCTGGCCGTGAGGGCCGAGAAGGAGCGGTGGCAGCAGCAACAGCGGACAGAGGCCCTGCGGCAGGCTGCTGTGGGCCAGGGCGACTTCAGCCTACTGGACCACCGGGGCCAAGTGCGCTGCAAAGCTGACTTCCGGGGCCAGTGGGTGCTGCTGTACTTCGGCTTCACTCACTGCCCTGACATCTGCCCCGACGAGCTGGAGAAGCTGGTGCAGGTGGTGCGGCAGCTGGAGGCGGAGCCCGGCCTGCCCCCCGTGCAGCCCCTCTTCATCACCGTGGACCCCGAGCGGGACACTGTGGCTGCCATGGCCCGCTACGTGCAGGACTTCCACCCAAGGCTGCTGGGCCTGACTGGCTCTGCCGAGCAGATCGCCCAGGTGAGCCGTAGCTACCGCGTGTACTACAGTGCCGGCCCCAAGGATGAAGACCAGGACTACATCGTGGACCACTCCATCGCCATCTACCTGCTCAGCCCTGACGGCCTCTTCACGGACTACTACAGCAGGGCCAGGTCGGCCGAGCAGATCTCAGACAGCGTGCGGCGCCACATGGCTGCCTTCCGCAGCGTCCTGTGCTAA
- the NCAPH2 gene encoding condensin-2 complex subunit H2 isoform X2 translates to MEDVEARFAHLLLPIRDLTRNWEVDVAAQLGEYLEELDQICISFDKGKTTMNFIEAALLIQGSACVYSKKVEYLYSLVYQALDFISGKKQAKQLSSKPEDGTTGDASSRAPQEAEQKFLALDDLSDSCANVDLRGDQVLSGTLIPLLPNALVAPDEMEKNSNPLYSCQGEVLASRKDFRVNTCTPHPRGTFLLEPVGVSLMEALQPRNPKEPGRAEEQPMEVSVCGSPGPALSISREPGSSPEGLAPRGGGMGEDEEDAEGVAEPPEASAPEVPLEPPEPRSPEQSAAQPRRCTLRERKEAPEPAYRLKDTPDPWQGLDPFDSPDSKPFRKGRPYSVPPRVEEAPGQKRKRKGAVKLQDFHQWYLAAYADHADSRRSRRKGPSFADMEVLYWKHVKEQLETLRKMQRREAAERWLPGAEQGPWPVEEDRLEDSGEDLGAADDFLEPEEYAEPEGAEPGEDADMEAEAMPASLRYEELVQKNVELFVTTSKQDVFITTSRQELVQETELKQHIRGWEDAIQTLLQEQEEHVPFDIHTYGDQVVSRFSQLNQWCPFAKLVAGQPAFEVCRSMLASLQLANDYTVEITQQPGLEAAVDTMSLRLLTHQRAHKRFQTYAAPSTVQP, encoded by the exons ATGGAGGACGTGGAGGCGCGCTTCGCCCACCTCCTGCTGCCCATCCGCGACCTCACCAGGAACTGGGAGGTGGACGTGGCGGCCCAGCTGGGCGAATATCTTGAGGAG CTGGACCAGATCTGCATTTCTTTTGACAAAggcaaaaccacaatgaacttCATTGAGGCAGCGCTGTTGATCCAGGGCTCCGCTTGTGTCTACAGTAAGAAG GTGGAATACCTGTACTCCCTGGTCTACCAGGCTCTCGACTTCATCTCTGGCAAGAA GCAGGCCAAGCAGTTGTCCTCCAAGCCGGAAGACGGGACCACTGGGGATGCCAGCTCCAGGGCCCCCCAGGAGGCAGAGCAGAAG TTCCTGGCGTTGGATGACCTCTCTGACTCCTGTGCCAATGTGGATCTCAGGGGTGACCAGGTCCTCAGT GGGACCCTCATCCCTCTCCTGCCCAATGCCCTGGTCGCCCCGGATGAGATGGAGAAGAACAGTAACCCCCTGTACAG CTGTCAGGGGGAGGTCCTGGCCAGCCGGAAGGATTTCAGGGTGAACACGTGCACGCCGCACCCCAGAGGCACGTTCCTGTTGGAGCCAGTGGGTGTGTCCCTCATGGAGGCCCTGCAACCGCGGAACCCGAAGG AGCCTGGAAGGGCTGAGGAGCAGCCAATGGAAGTCTCTGTGTGCGGGAGTCCTGGCCCGGCGCTCAGCATCTCCCGGGAGCCAG gctcctctccagaaGGCCTGGCGCCCAGAGGTGGGGGCATGGGAGAAGACGAAGAGGACGCAGAAGGGGTGGCGGAGCCCCCTGAGGCCTCTGCACCTGAGGTCCCGCTGGAGCCCCCGGAGCCCAGGAGCCCCGAGCAG AGTGCTGCCCAGCCCAGGAGGTGTACACTCCGGGAGCGGAAGGAGGCCCCGGAGCCCGCATACCGGCTGaag GACACCCCAGACCCCTGGCAGGGCCTGGACCCCTTTGACTCCCCGGATTCTAAGCCCTTCAGGAAAG GTAGGCCCTACTCTGTGCCCCCCCGCGTGGAGGAGGCGCCAGGACAGAAGCGTAAGAGGAAGGGTGCTGTCAAGCTGCAGGACTTCCACCAGTGGTACCTGGCTGCCT ATGCCGACCATGCTGACAGCAGGAGGTCCCGGCGAAAGGGCCCTTCCTTTGCAG ACATGGAGGTTCTGTACTGGAAGCATGTGAAGGAGCAGCTGGAGACGCTCCGGAAGATGCAGAGGAGGGAG GCGGCTGAGCGATGGCTGCCAGGGGCCGAGCAGGGGCCGTGGCCCGTGGAGGAGGACCGCCTGGAGGACTCGGGGGAAGACCTGGGAGCCGCAG ATGACTTCCTAGAGCCCGAGGAGTACGCAGAACCTGAGGGGGCAGAGCCCGGAGAAGATGCAGACATGG AAGCGGAAGCCATGCCAGCATCTCTGCGCTATGAGGAGCTGGTCCAAAAGAATGTG GAGCTCTTTGTCACCACCTCGAAGCAGGACGTCTTCATCACCACCTCGAGGCAGGAGCTTGTCCAGGAGACAGAGCTGAAGCAGCACATCAGGGGCTGGGAGGACGCCATCCAGACCCTGCTCCAGGAGCAG GAGGAGCATGTGCCCTTTGACATCCACACCTACGGGGACCAGGTGGTCTCCCGGTTCAGCCAGCTCAACCAGTGGTGCCCCTTCGCAAAGCTGGTGGCAGGCCAGCCTGCCTTCGAAGTGTGTCGCTCCATGCTGGCCTCCCTGCAGCTG GCCAACGACTACACAGTGGAGATCACCCAGCAGCCGGGGCTGGAGGCGGCTGTGGACACCATGTCCCTGAGGCTGCTCACACACCAGAGGGCCCACAAGCGCTTCCAGACCTATGCTGCCCCCTCCACAGTGCAGCCCTGA
- the LMF2 gene encoding lipase maturation factor 2 isoform X2 — translation MAGSRLPRQLFLQGVAAVFMFAFASLYTQIPGLYGPEGILPARRTLRPQGKGRWQQLWETPTLLWEAPLLGLDTAQGLELLSLLGTLLALGALLTRQLRHLLVYLLLWATYLSVYQVGQVFLYFQWDSLLLETGFLAVLVAPLGLPPNHKQAPQGRPGGVSPHEALPFWLVRWLLFRLMFASGVVKLTSRCPAWWGLTALTYHYETQCLPTPAAWFAHHLPVWLHKLAVVATFLIEIAVPPLFFAPVRRLRLAAFCSQVLLQVLIIITGNYNFFNLLTLVLTTALLDDTHLAAKSSTSRRKRTPSSWPKALLAMLTLLLELAVYGLLTYGVVHCFGLEVDWEQHIVRSRTNFTFHQFSQWLKTVTLPTMWLGAASLAWELLTALWRWVQVRGLLQKLCAAVQLSIFGTATVALFMISLVPYSYMEPSSHGRLWTGAHRLFGTVEHLQLANSYGLFRRMTGLGGRPEVVLEGSYDGLQWTEIEFMYKPGNLSRPPPIVVPHQPRLDWQMWFAALGPHTHSPWFTSLVLRLLQGKEPASGGDDSGWKNSSHPCPWGTQRWICCSGSLAFRTEARPGPAAPATP, via the exons ATGGCGGGCTCCCGGCTCCCACGGCAGCTCTTTCTCCAGGGCGTGGCCGCCGTCTTCATGTTCGCCTTCGCGTCCCTTTACACGCAGATCCCGG GCCTGTACGGCCCCGAAGGCATACTGCCTGCCCGGAGGACACTGCGGCCCCAGGGAAAGGGCCGCTGGCAGCAGCTGTGGGAGACCCCCACGCTGCTGTGGGAGGCGCCACTTCTGGGGCTGGACACTGCCCAGGGCCTGGAGCTACTGAGCCTGCTGGGCACCCTGCTGGCCCTGGGTGCCCTGCTGACGCGCCAGCTGCGCCACCTGCTCGTGTACCTGCTGCTCTGGGCCACCTACCTGTCTGTCTACCAG GTGGGCCAGGTGTTCCTTTATTTCCAGTG GGATTCTCTGCTGCTGGAGACCGGCTTCCTGGCTGTGCTGGTGGCCCCTCTGGGGCTTCCCCCCAACCACAAGCAGGCCCCCCAGGGCAGGCCAGGAGGGGTCTCCCCCCATGAAGCCCTTCCCTTCTGGCTGGTGCGCTGGCTGCTGTTCCGCCTCATGTTTGCCTCGGGTGTGGTCAAGCTGACTAGCCGTTGCCCCGCGTGGTGGGGGCTCACTG ccctcacctACCACTACGAGACTCAGTGCCTGCCCACGCCGGCCGCCTGGTTTGCCCACCACCTGCCCGTTTGGCTGCACAAGCTCGCTGTGGTGGCCACCTTCCTCATCGAGATCGCGGTGCCACCTCTGTTCTTCGCTCCTGTCCGCCGCCTGCGGTTGGCTGCATTCTGCTCCCAG GTCTTGCTGCAAGTCCTGATTATCATCACTGGCAACTATAACTTCTTCAACCTGCTCACCCTGGTGCTCACCACTGCCCTCCTGGATGACACACACCTGGCTGCTAAGTCTAGCACCAGCCGCCGCAAGAGGACGCCTAGCT CCTGGCCCAAGGCCCTGCTGGCCATGCTGACCTTGCTGCTGGAGTTGGCTGTCTATGGGCTGCTGACCTATGGCGTGGTGCACTGCTTCGGCCTGGAGGTGGACTGGGAGCAGCACATCGTTCGCTCCAGAACCA ACTTCACCTTCCACCAGTTCTCCCAGTGGCTGAAGACGGTGACCCTCCCCACCATGTGGCTGGGCGCAGCCTCTCTGGCCTGGGAACTGCTGACCGCCCTGTGGAG GTGGGTGCAAGTGCGAGGGTTGCTGCAGAAGCTCTGTGCTGCCGTCCAGCTGTCCATCTTTGGCACTGCCACGGTGGCTTTGTTCATGATCAGCCTG gtGCCCTACTCCTACATGGAGCCTTCGAGCCATGGGCGCCTCTGGACTGGGGCCCACCGCCTGTTTGGCACCGTGGAGCACCTGCAGCTGGCCAACTCCTATGGCCTTTTCCGCCGAATGACTGGCCTGGGTGGGCGGCCGGAGGTGGTGCTGGAGGGCAGCTATGATGGGCTCCAGTGGACG GAGATCGAGTTCATGTACAAACCCGGGAACCTGAGCCGGCCGCCCCCGATCGTGGTGCCCCACCAGCCGCGCCTTGACTGGCAGATGTGGTTTGCGGCCCTGGGCCCCCACACGCACAGTCCCTGGTTCACCAGCCTGGTGCTCCGCCTGCTGCAGGgcaaggagcctg CCAGTGGTGGCGACGACAGTGGGTGGAAGAATTCTTCCCATCCGTGTCCCTGGGGGACCCAACGCTGGATATGCTGCTCAGGCAGTTTGGCCTTCAG GACAGAAGCCCGCCCCGGGCCCGCGGCTCCAGCAACACCCTGA